Proteins from a genomic interval of Siniperca chuatsi isolate FFG_IHB_CAS linkage group LG10, ASM2008510v1, whole genome shotgun sequence:
- the LOC122882806 gene encoding collagen alpha-1(XX) chain isoform X1 — protein sequence MSTHLLASSSSSSFWLMLRFLLSVLLLPSGVHGQGRLKLTVLSEDRLQMKWKEADGPVQGYKVRVRPISEVPQPELMLTTTRGRATVAGLDSSQEYALQVLVLNGTTEKLLAKRRFTMEGLREEEMVRSGSREQRKKMLPGGSGSGDLDDATEALVGLPTILYPGPTTTAAAATTTEPPAIETPSQLPEETPEKTAKEKRKRKKEKERDRSKVENKEEQGTAQGKAAEEKPRKTPFPTQPVTGMSPRKPFECDSDAAADIMLLVDGSWSIGRTNFRRVRDFLEGLMTPFRIGPNHIQIGLTQYSGDPRTEWQLNNFTTKDQLLEAVRNFRYKGGNTFTGQALLHIMEENMRAEAGARSDMPFFLVLLTDGKSQDDAIAAASRLKNAGVEIIAVGVKNADEAELRQVASEPVDLNVYNVNDFPLLSKLVARLVHILCGRIEDRGITKRMEPGPTADPALSYPSPTDLRFSELGSKEVKLHWTNPAKPVQQYRVVYHSAEGQSPQEVVLAGSESTVLLEDLSSQTLYHVSIFPVYEDNVGLALRGTVTTLPLAMPANLEVTPSSYSTLRVSWGAAPGATQYMILYSALNHGEPDDAKEEKFSADQTVVELAGLLSATDYSVTLYALYDEDPSDPVTAVATTFPLPLPVSIQFPKVTHSMLRVSWVPGAVDVPGHRITYSTNHGSDVKRVEVTGLNSVLVQNLSSLSSYLVSVQSHYPQGLSAALTSNVTTLKVPSPSDLRVTNFSGSDITVRWEAAADDVVSYLIKWISLSGGNLRQLRVSGESEGAILEGVEDDKEYQISLSALYGDGAQSEAVAIRYSTLSGGGPSSVSVSEETAVSLAVSWIPPNAHVLRYRVSYTALTGAETQDSTVLVPGGEKRVVLESLHPDTRYSILVTAEYRNREGGSGSAQGKTTSLRVSSVSVVRSDHSSICVSWRPVSAVDGYRIVIQSVKDKQTKEQTVDESSSSHCFTDLEPETLYRIGVHSLLDSAEGAAVSILHPTATAPARIPIHPRMYPIHNEVCPEVTIRNSIVKGFDMMEAFGLTQRAHSSVEGVAAEPFVFNTLPTYTLYRDVQLTQSTKFIHPAGFSPEHTISIAFRMLQDTPREPFALWQLTDSDFQPKMGVVLNPTTKHLMYFSLDYRGEVQELTFDQPQVHRLFYGSFHKVHLSVSQVSVSLSVDCQHVGERPARPLGNLPTDGFEMLGKLVKTRGPNSGSAPFQLQSFEIVCNTTWASDDTCCDLPGVRDEESCPAPAYTCTCSSDIPGAPGSPGPTGKPGPRGEKGEKGEQGQKGEVGPPGKSGFEGGLGPLGNTGPRGMAVQGKMGPPGARGEKGDLGRPGVQGLPGPPGPKGEEGIPGPKGIRGIEGNIGAPGITGPRGFQGMPGHPGPLGERGPSGSVGPTGLPGNKGERGEKGEPQSMAMIYQLVTEACEQLVHKEVLKLDMFINEISRKPAPIEEPVGPPGEPGIPGPKGPPGDRGTQGHVGPRGRPGRPGYPGEQGRRGMTGAKGDAGTNVEGPTGVKGFAGPPGESKLGIPGSKGDDGKPGPPGIPGPPGQPGEVGPPGVCDSSGGCRRVPQQTEDPYYGYQP from the exons AGGTGCCACAGCCAGAGCTGATGCTGACCACCACACGGGGCCGGGCAACGGTGGCAGGACTGGACTCCAGTCAGGAGTACGCCCTCCAAGTCCTCGTGCTCAATGGAACAACAGAGAAACTTCTCGCAAAGCGACGATTCACTA TGGAGGGTCTGCGGGAGGAGGAAATGGTCCGTAGTGGTAGCcgagagcagaggaagaagatgttGCCAGGCGGGTCAGGGTCAGGAGATCTGGACGATGCAACAGAGGCTCTGGTGGGCCTGCCAACGATTCTGTATCCGGGccccaccaccaccgctgctgctgctactactacag AGCCCCCAGCTATAGAAACCCCCTCTCAGCTTCCTGAAGAGACCCCAGAGAAAACCGccaaagagaagaggaagaggaagaaagaaaaagagcgGGATCGTTCTAAGGTGGAGAATAAGGAGGAGCAGGGGACGGCACAGGGAAAAGCAGCCGAGGAGAAACCCCGGAAAACACCCTTCCCTACCCAGCCGGTTACAG GTATGTCTCCAAGGAAACCATTTGAGTGTGACAGCGATGCAGCAGCGGACATCATGTTGTTGGTGGACGGCTCCTGGAGCATCGGACGCACCAACTTCAGACGGGTCAGAGACTTCTTGGAGGGCCTGATGACGCCCTTCCGCATCGGGCCAAACCACATTCAGATTG GTCTGACGCAGTACAGTGGAGACCCCCGCACAGAGTGGCAGCTCAACAACTTCACCACTAAAGACCAGCTGTTGGAGGCAGTAAGGAATTTCAGATATAAGGGAGGAAACACATttacag GCCAGGCGCTGCTCCACATCATGGAGGAGAACATGAGGGCCGAGGCAGGCGCGAGGTCGGACATGCCATTTTTCCTGGTCTTGTTGACCGACGGGAAATCTCAGGATGACGCCATTGCTGCGGCAAGCCGGCTGAAGAATGCTGGCGTGGAGATCATCGCTGTAG GTGTGAAGAATGCTGATGAAGCCGAGTTGAGACAAGTGGCATCAGAGCCGGTGGATCTGAACGTCTACAATGTCAATGACTTCCCTCTGCTCAGCAAACTGGTGGCACGCCTGGTCCACATCCTGTGTGGGAGGATAGAGGACCGTGGCATCACAAAAC GAATGGAGCCTGGGCCGACAGCAGACCCGGCCCTCTCCTACCCCAGTCCTACTGATCTCCGGTTCTCTGAACTGGGCTCCAAAGAAGTGAAGCTTCACTGGACCAATCCTGCAAAGCCAGTTCAACAGTACAGAGTGGTCTACCACAGCGCAGAGGGTCAGAGTCCACAGGAG GTGGTTTTGGCTGGCTCGGAGTCCACCGTGCTTCTGGAAGACCTCTCCTCTCAGACACTGTACCACGTGTCCATCTTCCCCGTTTATGAAGACAATGTTGGCCTGGCACTCAGAGGAACTGTCACTACAT TGCCCCTGGCCATGCCTGCCAACCTGGAGGTGACTCCTTCCTCCTACAGCACGCTGCGAGTGAGTTGGGGTGCAGCACCAGGTGCAACGCAGTACATGATCCTGTACTCAGCACTCAACCATGGAGAGCCTGATGACGCCAAGGAG GAGAAATTCAGTGCAGACCAGACAGTGGTGGAGCTGGCAGGGTTACTGTCGGCAACAGACTACTCCGTCACTCTTTATGCCCTCTATGATGAGGATCCCAGCGACCCTGTCACTGCTGTTGCCACCACAT TCCCTCTCCCACTGCCGGTGAGTATTCAGTTCCCAAAGGTCACCCACAGTATGCTGAGGGTGAGCTGGGTGCCCGGAGCCGTGGACGTCCCCGGCCACAGAATCACCTACAGCACCAACCACGGCAGTGACGTCAAGCGG GTGGAGGTTACAGGACTGAACTCAGTGCTGGTGCAGAacctgtcctctctgtctaGCTATCTGGTTTCAGTCCAGTCTCACTACCCACAAGGCCTGTCTGCAGCACTCACCAGTAACGTCACCACAC TGAAGGTGCCTTCCCCATCAGACCTCAGGGTGACTAATTTCTCAGGCAGTGATATCACCGTGCGCTGGGaggctgcagctgatgatgttGTCTCCTACCTCATCAAGTGGATCTCCCTCAGTGGAGGAAACCTCAGACAG ctGAGGgtgagtggtgagagtgaaggGGCGATCCTGGAGGGGGTGGAGGATGATAAGGAATACCAGATCTCTCTGTCTGCACTTTATGGAGATGGAGCTCAGAGTGAAGCTGTGGCCATACGCTATAGCACCT TGTCCGGTGGAGGCCCATCCAGCGTATCGGTATCCGAGGAGACTGCAGTCAGCTTGGCGGTCAGCTGGATACCTCCCAATGCCCATGTCCTCCGGTATCGCGTGTCTTACACTGCATTGACTGGAGCTGAAACCCAGGACAGCACT GTGTTGGTCCCAGGTGGTGAAAAGCGGGTGGTGTTAGAGTCATTACATCCAGATACACGCTACAGCATCCTGGTCACCGCAGAGTACCGCAACAGAGAGGGAGGCAGCGGTTCAGCTCAGGGAAAAACCA ccaGTCTGCGGGTAAGCAGTGTGAGTGTGGTCAGGTCAGACCACTCCAGTATCTGTGTGTCTTGGAGACCTGTGTCTGCTGTCGATGGATATCGGATTGTCATCCAGTCTGTCAAAG ACAAGCAAACAAAGGAACAAACTGTCGATGAGTCCAGCAGCAGTCACTGTTTCACTGATCTGGAACCAGAGACTCTGTATCGCATCGGCGTGCACTCGCTTCTCGActcagcagagggcgctgccgTCTCCATTCTCCATCCAACAG CCACAGCTCCAGCCAGAATTCCCATCCATCCCCGGATGTACCCTATCCACAACGAAG TCTGCCCTGAAGTCACCAtcagaaacagcattgttaAAG GATTTGACATGATGGAAGCGTTTGGTCTGACTCAGAGAGCTCACTCGTCTGTGGAGGGCGTGGCAGCCGAGCCTTTTGTCTTCAACACCCTCCCCACCTACACTCTGTACAGAGACGTCCAACTGACACAGAGCACCAA gTTTATCCACCCTGCAGGTTTCTCTCCAGAGCACACCATCAGCATTGCCTTCCGCATGTTGCAGGATACACCCAGGGAGCCCTTCGCCCTCTGGCAGCTCACTGACAGTGACTTCCAGCCCAAGATGGGAGTGGTGCTCAACC CTACTACCAAGCATCTGATGTACTTCAGTCTGGACTACAGGGGAGAAGTGCAGGAACTGACCTTTGACCAGCCGCAGGTCCACAGACTGTTCTATGGAAGTTTTCACAAG gttcacctgtctgtcagcCAGGTGAGTGTGTCCCTGTCTGTGGACTGCCAGCATGTGGGTGAGAGGCCTGCCCGCCCTTTAGGCAACCTACCGACCGATGGCTTTGAGATGCTGGGAAAACTGGTGAAGACCAGAGGACCCAATAGTGGATCTGCACCG TTCCAGCTGCAGTCCTTTGAGATCGTCTGTAACACCACGTGGGCTTCAGACGATACCTGCTGTGACCTGCCTGGAGTG agagatgaggagagctGTCCTGCCCCGGCGTACACCTGTACCTGTTCCTCTGACATCCCCGGAGCTCCCGGTTCCCCTGGACCAACT gGAAAACCAGGCCCTCGTGGTGAGAAAGGCGAGAAGGGAGAGCAAGGCCAAAAG gGGGAGGTGGGTCCTCCAGGAAAGTCTGGATTTGAGGGAGGTCTTGGACCCCTGGGCAACACAGGGCCCCGAGGCATGGCCGTGCAGGGCAAAATG gGTCCCCCCGGTGCAAGAGGGGAAAAGGGAGATCTTGGGCGACCAGGAGTCCAG GGTTTACCAGGACCTCCAGGTCCAAAAGGGGAAGAGGGGATTCCAGGCCCCAAG GGCATTAGGGGGATAGAAGGTAACATCGGTGCACCTGGCATCACTGGACCCAGG GGTTTCCAAGGAATGCCAGGACACCCAGGGCCGCTAGGGGAAAGGGGCCCCTCAGGATCTGTGGGACCTACG GGTCTGCCAGGGAATAAAGGGGAACGAGGAGAGAAG GGGGAACCTCAGTCTATGGCCATGATCTACCAACTGGTCACAGAGGCCTGTGAGCAACTAGTGCATA aggaGGTGTTGAAGCTTGACATGTTCATTAATGAGATAAGTCGTAAGCCAGCTCCTATTGAGGAGCCGGTGGGGCCCCCAGGAGAACCTGGTATACCGGGGCCCAAGGGACCACCAGGAGACAGGGGCACCCAGGGGCATGTCGGCCCAAGGGGGAGACCTGGCAGGCCTGGATATCCAGGAGAACAGG GGAGGAGAGGTATGACAGGGGCGAAAGGCGATGCAGGAACCAATGTCGAGGGGCCCACAGGGGTTAAAGGATTCGCAG gtccTCCAGGTGAGTCCAAGCTGGGAATCCCAGGTTCCAAAGGAGATGATGGTAAGCCAGGACCCCCAGGGATCCCCGGACCTCCTGGACAGCCAGGCGAGGTTGGACCACCgggtgtgtgtgacagcagtgGAGGCTGCCGCAGAGTTCCCCAGCAAACAG AAGACCCTTATTATGGCTACCAGCCTTGA
- the LOC122882806 gene encoding collagen alpha-1(XX) chain isoform X2: protein MSTHLLASSSSSSFWLMLRFLLSVLLLPSGVHGQGRLKLTVLSEDRLQMKWKEADGPVQGYKVRVRPISEVPQPELMLTTTRGRATVAGLDSSQEYALQVLVLNGTTEKLLAKRRFTMEGLREEEMVRSGSREQRKKMLPGGSGSGDLDDATEALVGLPTILYPGPTTTAAAATTTEPPAIETPSQLPEETPEKTAKEKRKRKKEKERDRSKVENKEEQGTAQGKAAEEKPRKTPFPTQPVTGMSPRKPFECDSDAAADIMLLVDGSWSIGRTNFRRVRDFLEGLMTPFRIGPNHIQIGLTQYSGDPRTEWQLNNFTTKDQLLEAVRNFRYKGGNTFTGQALLHIMEENMRAEAGARSDMPFFLVLLTDGKSQDDAIAAASRLKNAGVEIIAVGVKNADEAELRQVASEPVDLNVYNVNDFPLLSKLVARLVHILCGRIEDRGITKRMEPGPTADPALSYPSPTDLRFSELGSKEVKLHWTNPAKPVQQYRVVYHSAEGQSPQEVVLAGSESTVLLEDLSSQTLYHVSIFPVYEDNVGLALRGTVTTLPLAMPANLEVTPSSYSTLRVSWGAAPGATQYMILYSALNHGEPDDAKEEKFSADQTVVELAGLLSATDYSVTLYALYDEDPSDPVTAVATTFPLPLPVSIQFPKVTHSMLRVSWVPGAVDVPGHRITYSTNHGSDVKRVEVTGLNSVLVQNLSSLSSYLVSVQSHYPQGLSAALTSNVTTLKVPSPSDLRVTNFSGSDITVRWEAAADDVVSYLIKWISLSGGNLRQLRVSGESEGAILEGVEDDKEYQISLSALYGDGAQSEAVAIRYSTLSGGGPSSVSVSEETAVSLAVSWIPPNAHVLRYRVSYTALTGAETQDSTVLVPGGEKRVVLESLHPDTRYSILVTAEYRNREGGSGSAQGKTTSLRVSSVSVVRSDHSSICVSWRPVSAVDGYRIVIQSVKDKQTKEQTVDESSSSHCFTDLEPETLYRIGVHSLLDSAEGAAVSILHPTATAPARIPIHPRMYPIHNEVCPEVTIRNSIVKGFDMMEAFGLTQRAHSSVEGVAAEPFVFNTLPTYTLYRDVQLTQSTKFIHPAGFSPEHTISIAFRMLQDTPREPFALWQLTDSDFQPKMGVVLNPTTKHLMYFSLDYRGEVQELTFDQPQVHRLFYGSFHKVHLSVSQVSVSLSVDCQHVGERPARPLGNLPTDGFEMLGKLVKTRGPNSGSAPFQLQSFEIVCNTTWASDDTCCDLPGVRDEESCPAPAYTCTCSSDIPGAPGSPGPTGKPGPRGEKGEKGEQGQKGEVGPPGKSGFEGGLGPLGNTGPRGMAVQGKMGPPGARGEKGDLGRPGVQGLPGPPGPKGEEGIPGPKGIRGIEGNIGAPGITGPRGFQGMPGHPGPLGERGPSGSVGPTGLPGNKGERGEKGEPQSMAMIYQLVTEACEQLVHKEVLKLDMFINEISRKPAPIEEPVGPPGEPGIPGPKGPPGDRGTQGHVGPRGRPGRPGYPGEQGRRGMTGAKGDAGTNVEGPTGVKGFAGPPGESKLGIPGSKGDDGKPGPPGIPGPPGQPGEVGPPGVCDSSGGCRRVPQQTDPYYGYQP, encoded by the exons AGGTGCCACAGCCAGAGCTGATGCTGACCACCACACGGGGCCGGGCAACGGTGGCAGGACTGGACTCCAGTCAGGAGTACGCCCTCCAAGTCCTCGTGCTCAATGGAACAACAGAGAAACTTCTCGCAAAGCGACGATTCACTA TGGAGGGTCTGCGGGAGGAGGAAATGGTCCGTAGTGGTAGCcgagagcagaggaagaagatgttGCCAGGCGGGTCAGGGTCAGGAGATCTGGACGATGCAACAGAGGCTCTGGTGGGCCTGCCAACGATTCTGTATCCGGGccccaccaccaccgctgctgctgctactactacag AGCCCCCAGCTATAGAAACCCCCTCTCAGCTTCCTGAAGAGACCCCAGAGAAAACCGccaaagagaagaggaagaggaagaaagaaaaagagcgGGATCGTTCTAAGGTGGAGAATAAGGAGGAGCAGGGGACGGCACAGGGAAAAGCAGCCGAGGAGAAACCCCGGAAAACACCCTTCCCTACCCAGCCGGTTACAG GTATGTCTCCAAGGAAACCATTTGAGTGTGACAGCGATGCAGCAGCGGACATCATGTTGTTGGTGGACGGCTCCTGGAGCATCGGACGCACCAACTTCAGACGGGTCAGAGACTTCTTGGAGGGCCTGATGACGCCCTTCCGCATCGGGCCAAACCACATTCAGATTG GTCTGACGCAGTACAGTGGAGACCCCCGCACAGAGTGGCAGCTCAACAACTTCACCACTAAAGACCAGCTGTTGGAGGCAGTAAGGAATTTCAGATATAAGGGAGGAAACACATttacag GCCAGGCGCTGCTCCACATCATGGAGGAGAACATGAGGGCCGAGGCAGGCGCGAGGTCGGACATGCCATTTTTCCTGGTCTTGTTGACCGACGGGAAATCTCAGGATGACGCCATTGCTGCGGCAAGCCGGCTGAAGAATGCTGGCGTGGAGATCATCGCTGTAG GTGTGAAGAATGCTGATGAAGCCGAGTTGAGACAAGTGGCATCAGAGCCGGTGGATCTGAACGTCTACAATGTCAATGACTTCCCTCTGCTCAGCAAACTGGTGGCACGCCTGGTCCACATCCTGTGTGGGAGGATAGAGGACCGTGGCATCACAAAAC GAATGGAGCCTGGGCCGACAGCAGACCCGGCCCTCTCCTACCCCAGTCCTACTGATCTCCGGTTCTCTGAACTGGGCTCCAAAGAAGTGAAGCTTCACTGGACCAATCCTGCAAAGCCAGTTCAACAGTACAGAGTGGTCTACCACAGCGCAGAGGGTCAGAGTCCACAGGAG GTGGTTTTGGCTGGCTCGGAGTCCACCGTGCTTCTGGAAGACCTCTCCTCTCAGACACTGTACCACGTGTCCATCTTCCCCGTTTATGAAGACAATGTTGGCCTGGCACTCAGAGGAACTGTCACTACAT TGCCCCTGGCCATGCCTGCCAACCTGGAGGTGACTCCTTCCTCCTACAGCACGCTGCGAGTGAGTTGGGGTGCAGCACCAGGTGCAACGCAGTACATGATCCTGTACTCAGCACTCAACCATGGAGAGCCTGATGACGCCAAGGAG GAGAAATTCAGTGCAGACCAGACAGTGGTGGAGCTGGCAGGGTTACTGTCGGCAACAGACTACTCCGTCACTCTTTATGCCCTCTATGATGAGGATCCCAGCGACCCTGTCACTGCTGTTGCCACCACAT TCCCTCTCCCACTGCCGGTGAGTATTCAGTTCCCAAAGGTCACCCACAGTATGCTGAGGGTGAGCTGGGTGCCCGGAGCCGTGGACGTCCCCGGCCACAGAATCACCTACAGCACCAACCACGGCAGTGACGTCAAGCGG GTGGAGGTTACAGGACTGAACTCAGTGCTGGTGCAGAacctgtcctctctgtctaGCTATCTGGTTTCAGTCCAGTCTCACTACCCACAAGGCCTGTCTGCAGCACTCACCAGTAACGTCACCACAC TGAAGGTGCCTTCCCCATCAGACCTCAGGGTGACTAATTTCTCAGGCAGTGATATCACCGTGCGCTGGGaggctgcagctgatgatgttGTCTCCTACCTCATCAAGTGGATCTCCCTCAGTGGAGGAAACCTCAGACAG ctGAGGgtgagtggtgagagtgaaggGGCGATCCTGGAGGGGGTGGAGGATGATAAGGAATACCAGATCTCTCTGTCTGCACTTTATGGAGATGGAGCTCAGAGTGAAGCTGTGGCCATACGCTATAGCACCT TGTCCGGTGGAGGCCCATCCAGCGTATCGGTATCCGAGGAGACTGCAGTCAGCTTGGCGGTCAGCTGGATACCTCCCAATGCCCATGTCCTCCGGTATCGCGTGTCTTACACTGCATTGACTGGAGCTGAAACCCAGGACAGCACT GTGTTGGTCCCAGGTGGTGAAAAGCGGGTGGTGTTAGAGTCATTACATCCAGATACACGCTACAGCATCCTGGTCACCGCAGAGTACCGCAACAGAGAGGGAGGCAGCGGTTCAGCTCAGGGAAAAACCA ccaGTCTGCGGGTAAGCAGTGTGAGTGTGGTCAGGTCAGACCACTCCAGTATCTGTGTGTCTTGGAGACCTGTGTCTGCTGTCGATGGATATCGGATTGTCATCCAGTCTGTCAAAG ACAAGCAAACAAAGGAACAAACTGTCGATGAGTCCAGCAGCAGTCACTGTTTCACTGATCTGGAACCAGAGACTCTGTATCGCATCGGCGTGCACTCGCTTCTCGActcagcagagggcgctgccgTCTCCATTCTCCATCCAACAG CCACAGCTCCAGCCAGAATTCCCATCCATCCCCGGATGTACCCTATCCACAACGAAG TCTGCCCTGAAGTCACCAtcagaaacagcattgttaAAG GATTTGACATGATGGAAGCGTTTGGTCTGACTCAGAGAGCTCACTCGTCTGTGGAGGGCGTGGCAGCCGAGCCTTTTGTCTTCAACACCCTCCCCACCTACACTCTGTACAGAGACGTCCAACTGACACAGAGCACCAA gTTTATCCACCCTGCAGGTTTCTCTCCAGAGCACACCATCAGCATTGCCTTCCGCATGTTGCAGGATACACCCAGGGAGCCCTTCGCCCTCTGGCAGCTCACTGACAGTGACTTCCAGCCCAAGATGGGAGTGGTGCTCAACC CTACTACCAAGCATCTGATGTACTTCAGTCTGGACTACAGGGGAGAAGTGCAGGAACTGACCTTTGACCAGCCGCAGGTCCACAGACTGTTCTATGGAAGTTTTCACAAG gttcacctgtctgtcagcCAGGTGAGTGTGTCCCTGTCTGTGGACTGCCAGCATGTGGGTGAGAGGCCTGCCCGCCCTTTAGGCAACCTACCGACCGATGGCTTTGAGATGCTGGGAAAACTGGTGAAGACCAGAGGACCCAATAGTGGATCTGCACCG TTCCAGCTGCAGTCCTTTGAGATCGTCTGTAACACCACGTGGGCTTCAGACGATACCTGCTGTGACCTGCCTGGAGTG agagatgaggagagctGTCCTGCCCCGGCGTACACCTGTACCTGTTCCTCTGACATCCCCGGAGCTCCCGGTTCCCCTGGACCAACT gGAAAACCAGGCCCTCGTGGTGAGAAAGGCGAGAAGGGAGAGCAAGGCCAAAAG gGGGAGGTGGGTCCTCCAGGAAAGTCTGGATTTGAGGGAGGTCTTGGACCCCTGGGCAACACAGGGCCCCGAGGCATGGCCGTGCAGGGCAAAATG gGTCCCCCCGGTGCAAGAGGGGAAAAGGGAGATCTTGGGCGACCAGGAGTCCAG GGTTTACCAGGACCTCCAGGTCCAAAAGGGGAAGAGGGGATTCCAGGCCCCAAG GGCATTAGGGGGATAGAAGGTAACATCGGTGCACCTGGCATCACTGGACCCAGG GGTTTCCAAGGAATGCCAGGACACCCAGGGCCGCTAGGGGAAAGGGGCCCCTCAGGATCTGTGGGACCTACG GGTCTGCCAGGGAATAAAGGGGAACGAGGAGAGAAG GGGGAACCTCAGTCTATGGCCATGATCTACCAACTGGTCACAGAGGCCTGTGAGCAACTAGTGCATA aggaGGTGTTGAAGCTTGACATGTTCATTAATGAGATAAGTCGTAAGCCAGCTCCTATTGAGGAGCCGGTGGGGCCCCCAGGAGAACCTGGTATACCGGGGCCCAAGGGACCACCAGGAGACAGGGGCACCCAGGGGCATGTCGGCCCAAGGGGGAGACCTGGCAGGCCTGGATATCCAGGAGAACAGG GGAGGAGAGGTATGACAGGGGCGAAAGGCGATGCAGGAACCAATGTCGAGGGGCCCACAGGGGTTAAAGGATTCGCAG gtccTCCAGGTGAGTCCAAGCTGGGAATCCCAGGTTCCAAAGGAGATGATGGTAAGCCAGGACCCCCAGGGATCCCCGGACCTCCTGGACAGCCAGGCGAGGTTGGACCACCgggtgtgtgtgacagcagtgGAGGCTGCCGCAGAGTTCCCCAGCAAACAG ACCCTTATTATGGCTACCAGCCTTGA